In Pelmatolapia mariae isolate MD_Pm_ZW linkage group LG8, Pm_UMD_F_2, whole genome shotgun sequence, one genomic interval encodes:
- the nog2 gene encoding noggin-2 has translation MGFSQTLFVYALVCVHLGVSQHYLRLRPSPSDHLPVPDLKEDPDPEYDPREQDLVERTLRKRLGSNFDPNFMSISPPMLVNFSAPDNQVKPQGPMPNDIKKLDLTETPYGKRVKVGKKARRKFLQWLWTYTHCPVVYTWKDLGVRFWPRYIKEGNCFSERSCSFPEGMSCKPVKSITKIFLRWYCQGFLKQKYCTWIQVQYPIISECKCSC, from the coding sequence ATGGGCTTCTCTCAAACGCTGTTCGTTTACGCGCTGGTTTGCGTTCACCTCGGAGTTTCCCAGCATTACCTTCGCCTCCGCCCTTCGCCCAGCGATCACCTCCCAGTGCCCGACCTGAAGGAGGACCCGGACCCGGAGTACGACCCCCGGGAGCAGGACTTGGTCGAGAGGACTCTGAGGAAAAGACTCGGCAGTAACTTTGACCCCAACTTCATGTCCATCAGCCCCCCCATGCTGGTGAACTTCTCCGCGCCAGATAACCAGGTGAAGCCGCAGGGGCCCATGCCCAACGATATTAAAAAGCTGGACCTCACAGAGACCCCCTATGGAAAGCGGGTAAAAGTGGGCAAGAAAGCCCGTAGGAAATTCCTGCAGTGGCTGTGGACCTATACGCACTGCCCGGTTGTGTACACCTGGAAAGATTTGGGTGTGAGGTTCTGGCCACGTTACATCAAAGAGGGAAACTGTTTCTCTGAGCGCTCGTGCTCCTTCCCCGAGGGGATGTCTTGCAAACCCGTCAAGTCAATCACCAAGATTTTCCTCCGGTGGTATTGTCAAggctttctaaaacagaaatactgtacGTGGATACAGGTGCAATACCCAATCATCTCAGAGTGCAAGTGTTCGTGCTGA